One stretch of Trichomycterus rosablanca isolate fTriRos1 chromosome 3, fTriRos1.hap1, whole genome shotgun sequence DNA includes these proteins:
- the decr2 gene encoding peroxisomal 2,4-dienoyl-CoA reductase [(3E)-enoyl-CoA-producing] isoform X2: protein MAEPEDVSTDDCLTTYTHIYSPDLLKDHVAFITGGGSGIGFRIAEILMRHGCDTVIASRDLKKLTEAAKKLTSSTGRHCLPMQIDVRQPDTISTAIDETLKEFGRVDILINNAAGNFLCPATSLSFNAFKTVLEIDTMGTFNTSKVVYEKWFKDHGGSIVNISATLGYKGQALQVHAGSAKAANDAMTRHLAVEWGPSGVRVNTVSPGPISGTEGYRRLGGAQAESAGVFRSIPLQRAGNKTEMAHAVLFLASRASSYVTGATVVADGGSWLTSANDVERLLGVWEEKRKDK, encoded by the exons ATGGCAGAACCAGAGGACGTTTCGACTGATGACTGTCtgaccacctacacacacatctacagtcCAGACCTGCTGAA GGATCACGTAGCATTTATAACAGGTGGGGGCTCTGGTATTGGCTTCCGTATTGCAGAAATCCTAATGAG GCATGGTTGTGATACTGTTATCGCCAGCAGGGACCTGAAGAAACTTACTGAG GCTGCAAAAAAGCTGACCAGTTCTACAGGCAGACATTGCTTGCCTATGCAGATAGATGTCCGTCAACCAGATACCATCTCCACTGCCATTGATGAGACACTAAAGGAGTTTGGACGTGTTGACATTCTCATTAACA ACGCAGCAGGAAACTTTCTGTGTCCAGCCACATCTCTGTCCTTCAACGCCTTTAAGACCGTTCTGGAGATTGACACCATGGGAACCTTTAACACCAGCAAAGTTGTTTATGAGAAGTGgtttaag GATCATGGCGGCTCCATTGTGAACATCTCAGCCACTCTCGGATACAAGGGCCAGGCATTGCAGGTGCATGCTGGTTCTGCAAAAGCTGCTAATG atgccaTGACAAGGCACTTAGCAGTGGAGTGGGGTCCCAGTGGTGTGAGGGTAAACACAGTGTCACCAGGACCCATCTCTGGCACAGAGGGCTACCGCCGGCTCG GTGGTGCCCAGGCAGAAAGCGCTGGAGTTTTTCGGAGTATTCCGCTGCAGAGGGCGGGAAATAAAACCGAAATGGCACACGCTGTTCTGTTCTTGGCAAGTCGTGCATCGTCGTATGTTACAGGTGCCACAGTGGTAGCTGATGGAGGGTCGTGGCTTACGTCAGCCAACGATGTGGAGCGCCTGCTGG gtGTTTGGGAGGAGAAGAGGAAGGACAAATAA
- the decr2 gene encoding peroxisomal 2,4-dienoyl-CoA reductase [(3E)-enoyl-CoA-producing] isoform X1, with amino-acid sequence MAEPEDVSTDDCLTTYTHIYSPDLLKDHVAFITGGGSGIGFRIAEILMRHGCDTVIASRDLKKLTEAAKKLTSSTGRHCLPMQIDVRQPDTISTAIDETLKEFGRVDILINNAAGNFLCPATSLSFNAFKTVLEIDTMGTFNTSKVVYEKWFKDHGGSIVNISATLGYKGQALQVHAGSAKAANDAMTRHLAVEWGPSGVRVNTVSPGPISGTEGYRRLGGAQAESAGVFRSIPLQRAGNKTEMAHAVLFLASRASSYVTGATVVADGGSWLTSANDVERLLGIQSTPSAKL; translated from the exons ATGGCAGAACCAGAGGACGTTTCGACTGATGACTGTCtgaccacctacacacacatctacagtcCAGACCTGCTGAA GGATCACGTAGCATTTATAACAGGTGGGGGCTCTGGTATTGGCTTCCGTATTGCAGAAATCCTAATGAG GCATGGTTGTGATACTGTTATCGCCAGCAGGGACCTGAAGAAACTTACTGAG GCTGCAAAAAAGCTGACCAGTTCTACAGGCAGACATTGCTTGCCTATGCAGATAGATGTCCGTCAACCAGATACCATCTCCACTGCCATTGATGAGACACTAAAGGAGTTTGGACGTGTTGACATTCTCATTAACA ACGCAGCAGGAAACTTTCTGTGTCCAGCCACATCTCTGTCCTTCAACGCCTTTAAGACCGTTCTGGAGATTGACACCATGGGAACCTTTAACACCAGCAAAGTTGTTTATGAGAAGTGgtttaag GATCATGGCGGCTCCATTGTGAACATCTCAGCCACTCTCGGATACAAGGGCCAGGCATTGCAGGTGCATGCTGGTTCTGCAAAAGCTGCTAATG atgccaTGACAAGGCACTTAGCAGTGGAGTGGGGTCCCAGTGGTGTGAGGGTAAACACAGTGTCACCAGGACCCATCTCTGGCACAGAGGGCTACCGCCGGCTCG GTGGTGCCCAGGCAGAAAGCGCTGGAGTTTTTCGGAGTATTCCGCTGCAGAGGGCGGGAAATAAAACCGAAATGGCACACGCTGTTCTGTTCTTGGCAAGTCGTGCATCGTCGTATGTTACAGGTGCCACAGTGGTAGCTGATGGAGGGTCGTGGCTTACGTCAGCCAACGATGTGGAGCGCCTGCTGGGTATACAATCAACTCCATCTGCTAAACTCTGA
- the LOC134310279 gene encoding retinol dehydrogenase 13-like encodes MSKFIVPTSIFGTVFGCAVLLKNHVTGGQCPSQAKITGKTVVITGANTGIGKETARELAKRGGRIIMGCRDMEKCEAAARDIRGSTLNPHVYARHIDLASIKSIQSFVEQITQEEKRVDVLINNAAVMRCPPGKTEDGFDMQFGVNYLGHFLLTNLLLDKLKHSTPSRVINLSSLVHIIGEIDFEDLNWNQKKFDTKKAYCQSKLAIILFTRELARRLEGTGVTVNALHPGVVATDLGRHTGMHQSQFSSTILSPFFYLLIKSPELGAQPSIYLAVAEELEGVTGRYYDVMKEKEPAPQALDQEIAVKLWDISASLVGLKNTISVPRSSSESITHNSLEQTQTFPT; translated from the exons atGAGTAAGTTTATCGTCCCTACATCTATATTCGGGACTGTTTTTGGCTGCGCTGTGTTGCTTAA GAATCATGTGACCGGAGGCCAATGTCCCAGTCAAGCAAAGATCACTGGTAAGACGGTGGTCATAACTGGGGCCAACACAGGGATTGGAAAAGAAACAGCCAGAGAGCTTGCCAAGAGAG GAGGAAGGATTATTATGGGCTGTCGGGACATGGAAAAGTGTGAAGCGGCAGCCCGTGACATCAGAGGTTCCACACTTAACCCTCACGTCTATGCTCGGCACATCGACCTGGCTTCCATCAAATCAATACAGAGCTTTGTTGAGCAGATTACCCAGG AGGAGAAGAGAGTAGATGTCCTGATAAACAACGCTGCTGTGATGAGGTGTCCTCCAGGAAAGACTGAAGATGGCTTTGACATGCAGTTTGGAGTCAACTACCTCG GCCATTTTCTTTTGACCAATCTGCTGCTGGATAAGCTAAAACACTCCACCCCCAGCCGGGTAATAAACCTGTCGTCATTGGTGCACATCATCGGTGAGATCGACTTTGAGGACTTAAACTGGAaccaaaaaaagtttgatacaAAGAAAGCGTACTGTCAGAGCAAACTCGCTATCATCCTCTTTACACGAGAACTTGCTCGCAGACTTgagg GTACAGGGGTCACGGTAAATGCTCTGCACCCTGGAGTTGTTGCCACAGATCTGGGTAGACACACAGGCATGCACCAGTCTCAGTTCTCCAGCACCATACTCA GTCCTTTTTTCTACTTGCTGATAAAGTCACCTGAGCTTGGTGCTCAGCCCAGCATCTACCTGGCTGTTGCTGAGGAGCTGGAGGGCGTAACTGGACGTTATTATGATGTTATGAAGGAGAAGGAACCCGCCCCTCAGGCTCTGGATCAGGAAATTGCAGTGAAACTCTGGGACATCAGTGCATCACTTGTGGGCTTAAAAAACACCATTTCAGTTCCAAGGTCTTCTTCCGAGAGTATAACACACAATTCACTTGAACAGACTCAGACCTTTCCCACATAG
- the LOC134310280 gene encoding uncharacterized protein C7orf50 homolog, translating into MKEMKRKKTACEESEQHVPVCNEKKKRKKSEVSVEADTNYIKKSCVNDETKGRKKKLQTEDKTQKAEDCIAVSEDKKKKKKKIAKLEDTDPISFTESCVKEVLDGNNEELQMETETQETRKKKKKKKKDADARDISGIVESCLNEEESEKCVARDEVKKKKKKKEFSVDTGDLTESGVNKELNGKKTEIQKLQATETEEGGEAEERMNADSELSPEEKRVLERKLKKILKKEQKQKMEAKSKDEESKTNVAQTQALEYLTCWSKKRDEWKFQKTRQVWLLQHMYDNEKVPDSHFSILLEYIEGLRGVARETTVQKAEALVRFGGGQEEKEDGATDAQTRTNRAREVIQMLS; encoded by the exons ATGAAGGaaatgaaaagaaagaagacagCGTGCGAG GAGTCTGAGCAGCATGTTCCCGTCTGTaatgaaaagaagaaaagaaagaagagcgAGGTCAGTGTTGAAGCTGATACTAATTACATCAAGAAGAGCTGTGTGAATGATGAAACCAAGGGCAGGAAGAAAAAACTGCAGACAGAAGATAAAACCCAG AAGGCTGAAGATTGTATTGCTGTGAGTGaggataaaaagaagaaaaagaaaaaaattgccAAATTGGAGGACACTGACCCTATTAGCTTCACAGAGAGCTGTGTAAAAGAGGTACTTGATGGCAACAATGAAGAGCTTCAGATGGAGACAGAAACAcag GAGActaggaagaagaagaaaaagaagaaaaaagatgcCGATGCTAGAGACATTAGTGGCATTGTAGAGAGCTGTTTGAATGAAGAG GAATCTGAGAAGTGTGTTGCCAGGGATGAggtaaagaagaagaaaaagaagaaagaatttaGTGTAGACACTGGTGACCTTACAGAAAGTGGTGTGAATAAAGAGCTCAATGGTAAGAAGACAGAGATACAGAAGCTACAGGCAACAGAAACAGAAGAAGGTGGAGAAGCAGAAGAAAGGATGAATGCGGACAGCGAGCTAAGCCCAGAGGAGAAGCGAGTGTTGGAGAGgaagttaaaaaaaatcctgaaaaaAGAGCAGAAACAGAAGATGGAAGCAAAGTCCAAGGATGAGGAGAGCAAAACCAACGTGGCACAGACACAAGCTCTGGAATATCTCACATG TTGGTCCAAGAAGCGAGACGAGTGGAAATTTCAGAAGACAAGGCAGGTGTGGCTACTGCAGCATATGTACGACAATGAGAAG GTACCAGATTCTCATTTCTCAATTCTGTTGGAGTACATAGAGGGGCTGCGTGGGGTGGCCCGGGAGACCACTGTGCAAAAGGCAGAGGCTTTGGTCCGATTTGGGGGAGGGCAAGAAGAAAAAGAGGATGGAGCTACGGATGCACAGACAAGGACTAACCGAGCCAGAGAGGTCATCCAGATGCTCTCATGA
- the LOC134310282 gene encoding ubiquinol-cytochrome c reductase complex assembly factor 4 — protein sequence MSTVGRLITYYLPRSLIIRPSPARPFSLTSHRCAKSRRSNDKEENGEDVSQPIKFSTSRASHREWKVERSMGSRFQRPWWKVLPLSILCISFLIWCGFRPESDVDRALEKQLFEHLPGLLTNIEDDETTETEELKKDPNGQSK from the exons ATGTCAACAGTAGGAAGGTTAATCACTTATTATTTACCACGCTCGCTTATTATAAG GCCAAGCCCTGCACGACCTTTTTCTCTCACTTCGCATCGATGTGCAAAGTCCCGCAGATCGAACGACAAGGAAGAGAATGGTGAAGACGTCTCCCAGCCCATTAAGTTCTCCACGAGTAGAGCCAGTCACCGGGAATGGAAGGTGGAGCGATCGATGGGCAGCAGGTTTCAGCGACCTTGGTGGAAGGTTCTACCACTCAGCATTCTCTGTATCTCCTTCCTGATCTGGTGTGGTTTCCGTCCAGAATCAGACGTCGATCGAGCTCTTGAGAAACAGCTGTTTGAACATTTGCCTGGGTTACTTACAAACATTGAGGATGATGAGACGACAGAGACCGAAGAACTTAAAAAAGATCCTAATGGTCAAAGTAAATGA